One window from the genome of Streptococcus halotolerans encodes:
- a CDS encoding aldo/keto reductase, which produces MTQIPKVILRDGQEVPVIKFGTVHIKGQVGKLAILEAIKNGYRSIDTSTNYHNEGIVGQAIRESGIPRSEFIITSKLPGMFHKYDDAMLSIQEQLARLGLTYMDEYLIHWPNPKDGLYVEAWQALVDAQKLGFIKTIGVSNFEKEHLDNIIKETGIVPAVNQIEMSPYFNNDQLHAYHQELGISSEAWSPTGRHISDVKENDTLEKLAKKYGKSTTQVILRWNYQRGVINVVKASQSAHQRENANIFDFELSEEDMQTIFDLDKGEEGRIEGQNPHEYHEYE; this is translated from the coding sequence ATGACACAAATCCCTAAAGTGATACTCAGAGATGGACAAGAAGTACCAGTTATCAAATTTGGAACGGTACATATCAAGGGACAAGTTGGTAAACTAGCGATTTTAGAGGCTATAAAAAATGGCTACCGTTCCATCGATACGTCAACCAATTACCATAACGAAGGTATCGTGGGCCAAGCTATTCGTGAATCAGGAATACCTCGTTCAGAATTTATTATCACCTCCAAGTTACCTGGTATGTTTCATAAATATGATGATGCGATGCTCAGTATCCAAGAGCAACTAGCTCGCTTAGGACTAACGTATATGGATGAATACCTTATTCATTGGCCGAATCCTAAGGATGGGCTTTATGTGGAAGCCTGGCAAGCCCTTGTTGATGCCCAAAAGCTTGGCTTCATCAAAACCATTGGGGTTTCGAATTTTGAAAAAGAACACTTAGATAACATTATTAAAGAAACAGGTATTGTCCCCGCTGTAAATCAGATTGAAATGTCTCCTTATTTTAACAATGACCAATTACATGCTTATCATCAAGAATTGGGGATCTCTTCTGAGGCTTGGAGTCCGACAGGGCGGCACATTAGTGATGTGAAAGAAAATGACACACTGGAAAAATTGGCTAAAAAATATGGCAAATCGACAACTCAAGTGATTCTGCGTTGGAACTACCAACGTGGCGTTATCAATGTTGTTAAAGCTTCTCAGTCAGCTCATCAACGTGAAAATGCGAACATTTTTGATTTTGAGCTCAGTGAGGAGGACATGCAAACTATTTTTGATTTGGACAAAGGGGAAGAGGGCCGTATCGAGGGGCAAAATCCCCATGAGTACCACGAATATGAGTAG
- a CDS encoding LLM class flavin-dependent oxidoreductase: MTIELGITSFGETTPLEKTGELLSHAQRIRNLVEEIELADKVGLDIYAIGEHHRDDFAVSAPEIVLAAGAVNTKRIRLSSAVTILSSNDPVRVYQQFATIDALSKGRAEIMVGRGSFTESFPLFGYDLHDYDDLFDEKLDMLTKIRDNTELSWTGKHTQTVEKAFVYPRATQEDFPIWVATGGNLDSTIKIAERGLPIAYATIGGNPKAFGQLAAIYREIASRHGHDLSQMKMAAHSWGWIEKDTQSAIDHYYYPTKTETDNIGKDRPHWSSMTYETYLQQVGPDGAMFVGDPEHVATKIIGLIEALGLDRFMLHLPIGSMPHEDVLEAIRLYGEEVAPLVRDYFKGK; the protein is encoded by the coding sequence ATGACGATTGAACTAGGAATAACAAGTTTTGGTGAAACAACTCCTTTGGAAAAAACGGGTGAACTCTTGAGTCACGCTCAACGTATTCGAAACTTAGTAGAGGAAATTGAGTTAGCTGACAAGGTCGGTTTGGATATTTACGCCATTGGTGAACACCATCGTGACGATTTTGCTGTTTCGGCGCCGGAGATTGTTTTAGCAGCTGGTGCGGTAAATACTAAGCGTATTCGCCTTTCAAGTGCAGTTACGATTTTGTCTTCCAATGATCCTGTTCGTGTTTATCAACAGTTTGCAACTATTGATGCCCTATCAAAAGGGCGTGCGGAAATCATGGTTGGACGTGGCTCATTTACTGAATCCTTCCCACTCTTTGGTTACGATTTACACGATTACGATGACCTATTTGATGAGAAGCTGGATATGCTTACTAAGATACGTGACAATACTGAACTAAGTTGGACAGGTAAACATACCCAAACGGTGGAAAAAGCTTTTGTCTATCCAAGAGCGACACAAGAAGACTTTCCGATTTGGGTAGCGACAGGTGGCAATTTGGATTCAACAATAAAAATTGCGGAGCGTGGTCTACCTATTGCCTATGCGACAATTGGTGGCAATCCTAAAGCTTTTGGTCAGTTAGCTGCTATTTATCGTGAAATAGCTAGTCGACATGGTCATGACTTGAGTCAAATGAAAATGGCTGCTCATTCTTGGGGGTGGATTGAAAAGGATACCCAATCAGCTATTGACCATTATTACTACCCAACCAAGACTGAAACGGATAATATCGGTAAGGACCGTCCACACTGGTCATCGATGACTTATGAGACTTACTTGCAACAAGTCGGCCCAGATGGTGCAATGTTTGTCGGTGATCCAGAGCATGTTGCCACCAAAATTATTGGGCTGATTGAAGCGCTTGGGCTCGATCGTTTCATGCTACATTTGCCAATTGGATCCATGCCTCATGAAGATGTATTGGAAGCTATTCGTCTCTACGGTGAAGAAGTAGCTCCCCTTGTTCGAGACTATTTTAAAGGAAAATGA